A single Brachybacterium sillae DNA region contains:
- a CDS encoding fluoride efflux transporter FluC has protein sequence MTSTPSSPRRRDDPRMRTVEMAALTEADLRGDEEVIGSGPPPVPLRRRTTVLLVAAGGAIGALLRYALGRSVTTAFSPTLVEIPWDTLATNILGCLLLGLLTGWSEVDRRLPAWWRPLIGTGMLGGFTTMSLLVLEWAAMVGSRFPLLAFGYGNASVLGGLGAAVLGMALGMRLGRRRTPAGDGTDPVPTSAKEAS, from the coding sequence GTGACCTCGACCCCCTCCTCGCCCCGCCGCCGCGACGACCCGCGGATGCGCACCGTGGAGATGGCGGCCCTCACCGAGGCCGATCTGCGCGGCGATGAGGAGGTCATCGGCTCGGGCCCGCCGCCGGTGCCGCTGCGGCGCCGCACCACCGTGCTGCTGGTCGCCGCGGGTGGGGCGATCGGCGCGCTTCTGCGCTACGCCCTGGGACGTTCCGTCACGACCGCGTTCTCCCCGACCCTGGTGGAGATCCCCTGGGACACCCTGGCGACGAACATCCTGGGGTGCCTCCTGCTGGGGCTGCTCACCGGCTGGTCCGAGGTCGACCGCCGACTGCCCGCCTGGTGGCGGCCCCTGATCGGCACCGGCATGCTCGGCGGGTTCACCACCATGTCGCTGCTGGTGCTGGAGTGGGCCGCGATGGTCGGCTCACGGTTCCCGCTGCTCGCCTTCGGGTACGGCAACGCCTCCGTCCTCGGGGGACTTGGGGCGGCCGTCCTCGGCATGGCCCTGGGGATGCGCCTGGGCCGCCGGCGCACCCCCGCCGGGGACGGCACCGACCCGGTGCCGACGAGCGCGAAGGAGGCCTCCTGA
- a CDS encoding fluoride efflux transporter FluC, whose translation MLELGLALCVALGGALGALGRWGIGELLAALRPPTPRLVPGEEGRAPGVAVTMPWGTFAANVLACFLFGVVMALLGSPTTTIGQLSFALLGTGICGALSTFSTMILDVVALVRRGATVSAVGYLLLTCGVGMAALWAGLAVAL comes from the coding sequence ATGCTCGAGCTCGGTCTGGCGCTGTGTGTCGCCCTCGGCGGAGCGCTCGGCGCCCTGGGGCGCTGGGGGATCGGAGAGCTGCTCGCCGCCCTTCGCCCGCCCACGCCGCGACTCGTCCCGGGAGAGGAGGGCCGCGCCCCCGGTGTCGCGGTGACCATGCCGTGGGGGACCTTCGCCGCGAATGTGCTGGCGTGTTTCCTGTTCGGGGTGGTCATGGCCCTGCTCGGCTCCCCGACGACGACTATCGGGCAGCTGTCCTTCGCGCTGCTCGGCACCGGGATCTGCGGGGCCCTGTCGACCTTCAGCACGATGATCCTGGATGTGGTGGCGCTGGTGCGTCGCGGCGCGACCGTCAGCGCCGTCGGGTACCTGCTGCTGACCTGCGGAGTCGGAATGGCGGCGCTGTGGGCGGGCTTGGCGGTGGCCTTGTGA
- a CDS encoding copper resistance D family protein, which produces MPSRPLRQRVIALCLGLVLAALVAVGAAALAEAGNPVLIAADTLTRRGGAPVAVVADIAGSLCLGAALLAGWVLREDHDRARALMIAAITAGVWTLAQLLGLLLGYSLATGQALTDPAFGSDLGVYLGTDLGLWQLIALITAAASTAVAILGTSGHLARAVTGMAVLALAAKGMTGHAAGNTAHEVATSTMALHLVAVGVWVGGLIVLQLLPARSRDDAAVLHRFSALALACWVTVGASGLWALAVRMTGPSDVLTSVYVQLALAKAVLLLALGGLGHLQRRELARRVEDGEVQAVAAYRHLAALEIALMLGAIALAAALSSSPPPADDEVPPLGPAAILTGYPLPPEPTLTTALTAWRPEPLSIAATAFAVLVAVRARGTATRRRVRAVALALISVVLLLVLSGPLAVYAKVLASAYLVSQALLLAVAGPLIGLLLPVPRPLRRLVAGRPVPAIVVTCALAAVEVAALLSPLLRAAAGSHVAHLALVVLPLLAGAGIALTARAYASGPGRPEAVRLAVAAPAVLLGAALLVALIGDAVLAPSWFGATGRAWWADALVDQRRGAAIALTVVALAQIVAQVGIRRAHADQALSPGTTGQSKISRTPRSRSSSSARSDSGS; this is translated from the coding sequence GTGCCCTCCCGCCCCCTGCGCCAGCGGGTCATCGCCCTGTGTCTCGGACTGGTGCTGGCCGCTCTCGTGGCGGTCGGGGCGGCGGCGCTCGCCGAGGCGGGCAACCCCGTCCTGATCGCGGCCGACACCCTCACCCGTCGCGGTGGCGCCCCCGTCGCGGTGGTGGCCGACATCGCCGGATCCCTGTGCCTGGGGGCGGCACTGCTGGCCGGGTGGGTGCTGCGAGAGGACCACGACCGGGCCCGGGCCCTCATGATCGCGGCGATCACCGCGGGGGTGTGGACCCTCGCGCAGCTGCTCGGCCTGCTCCTCGGGTACTCGCTCGCCACCGGGCAGGCGCTGACCGATCCGGCCTTCGGCTCCGACCTCGGCGTCTACCTCGGCACCGACCTCGGGCTGTGGCAGCTCATCGCGCTGATCACCGCCGCCGCCAGCACCGCGGTGGCGATCCTCGGAACCTCCGGGCATCTCGCGCGCGCGGTCACCGGGATGGCGGTGCTGGCGCTGGCGGCGAAGGGCATGACCGGCCATGCTGCGGGGAACACCGCCCATGAGGTCGCGACCTCCACCATGGCCCTGCACCTGGTGGCCGTCGGCGTGTGGGTGGGAGGCCTCATCGTGCTGCAGCTGCTGCCGGCCCGCTCCCGGGATGACGCCGCCGTGCTGCACCGCTTCTCCGCTCTCGCCCTGGCCTGCTGGGTCACCGTCGGCGCCAGCGGGCTGTGGGCCCTCGCGGTGCGGATGACCGGGCCGTCCGACGTGCTGACGAGCGTGTACGTGCAGCTGGCTCTCGCGAAGGCCGTGCTGCTGCTGGCCCTGGGAGGTCTCGGCCACCTTCAGCGCCGGGAACTCGCCCGCCGGGTGGAGGACGGCGAGGTGCAGGCAGTGGCCGCGTACCGGCACCTGGCCGCCCTGGAGATCGCCCTGATGCTGGGGGCGATCGCCCTGGCCGCCGCGCTGTCGAGTTCCCCGCCGCCCGCCGACGACGAGGTGCCGCCGCTGGGCCCCGCCGCCATCCTCACCGGGTACCCCCTGCCCCCGGAACCCACGCTCACCACCGCGCTCACCGCCTGGCGCCCGGAGCCGCTGTCGATCGCGGCGACGGCTTTCGCCGTGCTGGTGGCGGTGCGGGCACGGGGCACGGCGACGAGGCGGAGGGTTCGCGCGGTGGCTCTGGCGCTGATCTCGGTGGTGCTGCTGCTCGTGCTGTCGGGGCCGCTCGCGGTGTACGCGAAGGTGCTCGCCAGCGCCTACCTGGTGTCGCAGGCACTGCTGCTGGCGGTGGCCGGTCCGCTCATCGGGCTGCTGCTGCCGGTGCCGCGGCCGCTGCGCCGGCTGGTCGCCGGCCGCCCTGTCCCCGCGATCGTGGTGACCTGCGCGCTGGCGGCGGTGGAGGTGGCCGCGCTGCTGTCCCCGCTGCTGCGCGCCGCCGCCGGATCCCATGTGGCGCATCTGGCCCTGGTGGTGCTGCCGCTGCTGGCGGGGGCGGGCATCGCCCTCACGGCGCGTGCGTACGCTTCAGGCCCGGGGCGCCCCGAAGCGGTGCGTCTGGCGGTGGCCGCCCCGGCCGTCCTGCTGGGCGCCGCCCTGCTGGTGGCCCTGATCGGGGACGCCGTGCTCGCCCCCTCCTGGTTCGGTGCGACGGGCCGGGCCTGGTGGGCCGATGCCCTCGTCGATCAGCGGCGCGGCGCGGCGATCGCCCTCACCGTGGTGGCGCTGGCTCAGATCGTCGCGCAGGTGGGCATCCGGCGGGCGCACGCCGACCAGGCGTTGTCCCCGGGGACGACGGGTCAGTCGAAGATCTCGCGCACCCCGCGCAGCCGTTCCAGCAGCTCGGCCCGGTCCGACAGCGGCAGCTGA